Proteins co-encoded in one Atribacteraceae bacterium genomic window:
- a CDS encoding nucleotidyltransferase family protein, with protein sequence MPDAIILAGEGEEQENITKFGVGNRALLVIQEQFMVEYVIEALKAVSSIERIVVVGPVKEFKTRIGALVEDVVPPGYTPFESTLNGLKRLQTQENVLVLTSDIPLVKGEMIEDFLFRCEKTRADFYYPIVRKEVYQKKFSRTKRTFVCLKEGCFSGGNLFLINPSVVERRKDWIMRVIRTRKSPLAIARLLGIVVILKYLLKRLSVKNIEKRVENILGMKGLAIITPYPEMGFDVDLPEHVDLAKRFLKN encoded by the coding sequence ATGCCTGATGCGATCATTTTGGCCGGAGAGGGAGAAGAACAAGAAAATATTACAAAATTCGGGGTGGGCAACCGTGCTCTACTTGTTATTCAGGAACAGTTTATGGTAGAGTATGTGATAGAAGCCCTCAAAGCTGTATCCTCAATCGAGCGGATCGTTGTCGTGGGACCGGTCAAGGAGTTCAAAACCAGAATCGGCGCGCTGGTCGAAGACGTTGTCCCTCCTGGTTATACCCCTTTCGAGAGCACTCTGAATGGTCTCAAACGTTTACAGACTCAGGAAAACGTTTTAGTCCTGACCAGCGATATTCCGTTGGTCAAAGGTGAAATGATTGAAGACTTCCTTTTCCGCTGCGAAAAAACCCGGGCAGATTTTTACTACCCGATTGTTCGAAAAGAGGTCTATCAAAAAAAGTTCTCCCGGACAAAGAGAACGTTCGTTTGCCTGAAGGAAGGGTGCTTTAGTGGAGGAAACCTTTTCTTAATTAATCCTTCCGTCGTGGAAAGACGAAAGGATTGGATCATGCGGGTCATTCGTACGAGGAAAAGCCCCCTGGCCATTGCCCGTCTCTTGGGAATCGTTGTCATATTGAAATACCTTCTGAAGCGGCTGAGCGTGAAAAACATAGAAAAACGGGTGGAAAATATCCTGGGAATGAAGGGCTTAGCCATAATTACTCCCTACCCGGAGATGGGTTTTGATGTCGATTTACCGGAGCATGTAGATCTAGCCAAGCGTTTTTTGAAAAATTAA
- the rho gene encoding transcription termination factor Rho, with protein sequence MINDNNQVEIYPEEKEGERRKTELQYSLADLKSKTNTELNDISQRLGITSSSRKRKNELIYEILRKATESKGYIFSEGVLEITTDGYGFLRTSDDFTPCENDVYVSPSQIKRFALSSGDKVAGQIRPPKEGERYYALLRIEAINDEDPEQAKKRPLFENLTPIFPNEQFILETISDEISTRIIDIFSPLGMGQRGLIVSPPKAGKTILLEKIANGITHNHPEAVLIVLLVDERPEEVTHMERSVRGSVIASTFDQKPDNHIRVADLTLERAKRLVEEGKDVVILLDSITRLARANNLVVPNTGKTLSGGIDSSALHWPKRFFGAARNIEEGGSLTILATALIDTGSRMDEVIYEEFKGTGNMELHLSRALSEIRIFPAIDIHRSGTRREELLLKKEDLDRIWMLRKLLANVEPQEGVQMVIDRMRNTKSNREFFKAIDQVIRTSR encoded by the coding sequence TTGATCAACGATAATAACCAAGTAGAAATCTATCCTGAAGAAAAGGAAGGTGAAAGAAGGAAAACGGAACTTCAGTATTCCCTGGCCGACCTGAAAAGCAAGACAAATACTGAGCTCAACGATATTTCCCAGCGGTTGGGTATCACCTCGTCCAGTCGGAAGCGAAAAAACGAGTTGATTTATGAGATATTGAGAAAAGCGACTGAATCAAAGGGGTATATTTTCAGCGAAGGTGTTTTGGAAATCACGACGGACGGTTACGGTTTTTTACGGACGTCTGATGATTTTACCCCCTGCGAGAACGACGTTTACGTTTCTCCTTCCCAAATCAAACGATTCGCCCTCTCAAGCGGTGACAAAGTCGCTGGACAGATCCGCCCCCCAAAGGAAGGAGAACGCTACTATGCCCTCCTGAGAATCGAGGCTATCAATGACGAGGATCCGGAACAGGCAAAAAAGCGACCGTTGTTCGAAAATCTGACACCGATCTTTCCCAATGAACAATTCATCCTGGAAACTATATCCGATGAAATATCCACCCGAATCATCGATATTTTCTCTCCCTTGGGAATGGGTCAGCGCGGTCTGATCGTTTCTCCGCCCAAAGCCGGAAAAACTATTCTTTTGGAAAAAATCGCCAACGGGATTACTCACAACCATCCCGAAGCAGTCTTGATTGTACTCCTGGTCGATGAACGACCGGAAGAAGTGACCCATATGGAACGTTCGGTCAGGGGCAGCGTGATCGCCTCCACCTTTGACCAGAAACCGGACAACCACATCCGGGTAGCCGATTTGACCTTGGAGCGCGCGAAACGGCTGGTGGAGGAAGGTAAGGATGTCGTGATCCTTCTGGACAGTATCACCCGTTTAGCCCGGGCGAACAACCTCGTAGTTCCGAATACCGGAAAGACCCTATCGGGGGGCATAGATTCTTCTGCTTTGCACTGGCCGAAGCGCTTTTTCGGAGCCGCCCGGAATATCGAAGAAGGAGGAAGTCTGACTATTTTGGCTACAGCTTTGATCGATACCGGTTCCCGCATGGACGAAGTCATCTATGAGGAGTTTAAGGGAACGGGCAATATGGAGCTTCATCTCAGTCGGGCCCTGTCCGAAATCAGGATTTTTCCGGCTATTGATATCCACCGCTCCGGAACTCGCCGTGAGGAGTTATTACTGAAAAAGGAAGACCTCGATCGGATCTGGATGCTCAGGAAGCTACTGGCTAACGTCGAACCTCAGGAAGGGGTTCAGATGGTCATCGACCGCATGCGCAACACCAAATCCAACCGTGAGTTCTTCAAAGCTATCGATCAGGTCATCAGGACCTCCCGCTGA
- the rpmE gene encoding 50S ribosomal protein L31 — translation MKSGIHPVYQETKISCACGNTFTTKSTKSPEIKIEICAQCHPFFTGQKRLLDTTGRVEKFRAKYGDNY, via the coding sequence ATGAAATCCGGAATTCATCCCGTTTATCAGGAAACCAAGATCAGCTGTGCCTGTGGGAATACCTTTACTACGAAATCCACCAAGTCCCCGGAAATCAAGATAGAGATCTGTGCTCAATGCCACCCGTTTTTTACCGGGCAAAAGAGACTTTTGGATACCACGGGACGAGTGGAAAAATTCCGAGCCAAATACGGGGACAATTACTGA
- the thyX gene encoding FAD-dependent thymidylate synthase: MNVTLIAHTPDPENIIAQAARTCYGTAAKASLGKMAQQRLIRELVKRGHESVLEHACFTFSVEGISRTASHQLVRHRLASFSQQSQRYVRLDPPAFIMPSSITLDPQASALFSEACQTLTNTYQKLIGLNIPREDARLILPQAVTTSLVMTVNARELLHIFRVRLCRRAQWEIQEVCLLILEIVEKLAPAVFQEAGPPCVHGPCPEGEKGCRHPWIRRLS; this comes from the coding sequence ATGAATGTGACTCTGATCGCTCACACCCCGGATCCGGAAAATATTATTGCCCAAGCGGCTCGCACCTGTTACGGCACCGCCGCAAAAGCGTCACTCGGGAAAATGGCGCAACAGCGGCTAATCAGGGAATTGGTCAAAAGAGGCCATGAATCAGTTCTGGAACACGCCTGTTTCACTTTTTCTGTGGAGGGAATCTCCCGGACTGCTTCTCATCAACTGGTCAGACACCGGCTGGCATCTTTTTCTCAGCAAAGCCAGCGTTATGTCCGCCTTGACCCTCCAGCGTTCATTATGCCCTCGAGCATAACGCTAGATCCTCAAGCTTCAGCGTTGTTTAGCGAGGCCTGCCAGACGTTGACCAATACATACCAGAAGCTGATCGGCCTGAATATTCCCCGGGAAGATGCCCGCCTTATCCTGCCCCAGGCGGTGACCACCAGTTTGGTGATGACGGTCAACGCCCGCGAGCTTTTACACATCTTTCGCGTGCGATTATGCCGGCGTGCGCAATGGGAAATCCAGGAAGTGTGTCTACTCATTCTCGAAATAGTCGAAAAACTGGCCCCTGCCGTCTTTCAGGAAGCGGGCCCTCCTTGCGTGCATGGTCCGTGTCCGGAAGGAGAGAAGGGGTGTCGTCACCCCTGGATCAGGAGGTTGTCATGA
- a CDS encoding DUF1385 domain-containing protein translates to MNRKPCPNVGGQAVIEGVMMRSPWRIAISVRRPNGEIITSVKDQIPLVKKHKLLGLPIIRGVVNLVDSLVIGFRALSYSATMALEEENEKMSGTDMTLAMLLAFGLFVGLFIVLPAFLTGLVGNRIQSLVLFNLLEGLIRIGIFILYLLFMSLLKDIRRVFEYHGAEHKTIYSFENGDEVTLDSVRNYQTAHPRCGTNWLIVVMVISIFIFSLLGRPGLIMRVVSRIIVIPLVAGLAYEVIKLLARHQNNAFAYVLALPGLLLQKITTKEPDEKQLEVAMTALRESVQGKCDHVES, encoded by the coding sequence ATGAACCGCAAACCCTGCCCCAATGTTGGCGGTCAGGCGGTGATCGAAGGGGTCATGATGCGCAGCCCCTGGCGGATTGCTATATCCGTACGCCGCCCGAACGGTGAAATTATTACCAGTGTCAAAGACCAGATTCCCCTCGTCAAAAAACACAAGTTGCTTGGACTTCCCATCATCCGTGGCGTGGTCAACCTCGTCGATTCCCTCGTGATTGGCTTCCGGGCCTTATCCTATTCGGCGACGATGGCTCTGGAAGAGGAGAACGAGAAAATGTCGGGAACGGACATGACCCTGGCTATGCTTCTGGCTTTCGGCTTGTTCGTCGGCTTGTTCATAGTCCTGCCGGCATTTCTGACCGGCTTGGTCGGCAACCGGATACAGTCATTGGTATTGTTCAACCTTTTGGAGGGGCTGATCCGGATTGGCATCTTTATCCTGTATTTGTTGTTCATGTCCTTGCTCAAAGATATCCGCAGGGTTTTCGAATATCACGGAGCAGAGCACAAAACGATCTATTCGTTCGAAAACGGTGACGAGGTTACGCTGGATTCCGTCCGGAACTACCAGACCGCCCATCCCCGCTGTGGGACAAACTGGTTGATCGTGGTCATGGTGATCAGTATTTTCATATTTTCCCTTTTGGGACGGCCGGGGCTTATTATGAGAGTCGTTTCCCGGATCATCGTCATTCCCCTGGTGGCGGGGCTGGCCTACGAAGTGATCAAACTTCTTGCCCGCCATCAAAATAATGCTTTTGCTTATGTGTTGGCTCTTCCCGGACTTCTCCTTCAAAAAATCACTACGAAGGAACCCGATGAAAAACAACTTGAAGTCGCGATGACCGCCCTGCGGGAAAGCGTGCAGGGGAAATGTGATCATGTGGAGAGCTAA
- the prfA gene encoding peptide chain release factor 1, with protein sequence MWRAKVEEMLERYRGLSKEMVDPEVAFEFHRYQRTARALSELEAVVQAYEQYQFIEGKLTEDKNLLKSENDPDLRMLLEEEITVLSKQLQDAEEGIKELLVPRDQRDDKDILVEIRAGTGGEEAGLFSGDLFRMYSRYAESKGWKVELMSSNPTELGGFKEAIFAVEGKGAFSRFKYESGAHRVQRVPLTEAGGRIHTSTATVAVLAEADEVAADIKAEDVRFDVYRSSGPGGQSVNTTDSAVRVTHVPSGLVVTCQDEKSQHKNKAKALRILRARLQDLELKKQKDEIDRERKIQIGTGERSERIRTYNFPQNRVTDHRINLTLYRLEAVLEGDLDEIIDSLANEEKLRALARVM encoded by the coding sequence ATGTGGAGAGCTAAAGTCGAAGAAATGCTTGAACGGTACCGGGGTCTGTCCAAAGAGATGGTCGATCCGGAGGTGGCGTTTGAATTCCATAGATACCAGAGAACGGCCCGGGCTTTGTCTGAGTTGGAAGCGGTTGTCCAAGCCTATGAGCAATACCAGTTCATAGAAGGGAAATTGACCGAAGACAAAAACCTTCTTAAATCGGAAAATGATCCCGATTTGCGGATGCTCCTGGAAGAGGAAATCACAGTGTTGTCTAAACAACTCCAAGATGCAGAAGAAGGAATCAAAGAACTCCTCGTTCCCCGGGATCAGCGGGATGACAAAGACATTCTGGTGGAAATCCGGGCCGGAACCGGAGGTGAGGAAGCCGGTCTTTTCTCCGGAGACCTTTTCCGCATGTATTCGCGATACGCGGAAAGCAAAGGTTGGAAGGTCGAATTAATGAGTTCGAATCCGACTGAACTGGGTGGGTTCAAAGAAGCTATTTTCGCTGTGGAGGGAAAAGGGGCCTTCAGTCGCTTTAAATATGAAAGCGGCGCTCACCGGGTCCAACGAGTACCGCTTACCGAAGCCGGGGGGCGGATTCACACCTCGACGGCAACGGTGGCGGTGCTAGCCGAAGCGGATGAAGTAGCGGCGGATATCAAGGCCGAGGACGTCCGGTTTGATGTTTACCGGTCATCCGGACCGGGCGGTCAAAGTGTCAATACTACCGATTCCGCTGTTCGGGTAACTCATGTGCCATCCGGACTGGTGGTGACCTGCCAGGACGAGAAGTCTCAGCATAAGAATAAAGCCAAGGCGCTTCGTATCCTCCGAGCCCGCCTTCAGGATCTGGAGCTCAAAAAACAAAAAGACGAAATTGATCGTGAGCGAAAAATTCAGATCGGGACCGGAGAGCGAAGTGAACGGATCCGCACCTATAACTTTCCTCAGAACCGGGTTACCGATCACCGGATCAACCTTACTTTGTACCGTTTGGAAGCTGTCCTGGAAGGGGATCTCGATGAGATTATCGACTCCCTGGCCAACGAAGAAAAACTGCGGGCACTGGCGCGAGTGATGTAA
- the prmC gene encoding peptide chain release factor N(5)-glutamine methyltransferase, whose translation MKQLVRDAWRSGVRLLKECGIPHPSRETRWLLSAILNIEPTRLHLYWDQPFSSESGQVFKRMLTGRSRGIPLQYVIGTWEFMSCPLSVREGVFIPRLDTESWVEEVISWAQSAPSRGKVRLLDLCCGSGTIACACAFWIPRLMALGVDISEEAIRLARQNARQLGIEARTQFLVSDLFEVFRNQRRASFDLVLSNPPYIREDEWETLPDGVRFYEPKQALIGGPDGLEVIRRILDEGRDFLEKDGIMVIEHAPGQAVMLQEMLSQDLVLEFRRTITDLTGQPRATMIGHREIRKGAAAGEASGMG comes from the coding sequence ATGAAACAGTTGGTGCGGGACGCCTGGCGCTCGGGGGTCCGCTTACTGAAGGAGTGTGGAATTCCTCACCCTTCCCGGGAAACCCGCTGGCTTTTATCCGCAATCTTAAACATCGAACCGACACGGCTCCACCTCTATTGGGATCAACCCTTTAGCTCCGAATCCGGCCAAGTCTTCAAACGAATGTTGACCGGGCGAAGCAGGGGCATCCCTTTACAGTATGTAATTGGGACATGGGAATTCATGTCCTGTCCCCTAAGTGTTCGGGAAGGGGTATTTATCCCCCGCTTAGACACTGAGTCCTGGGTTGAAGAAGTTATCAGTTGGGCGCAAAGCGCGCCTTCTCGGGGAAAAGTCCGATTGCTTGATCTATGCTGCGGTTCCGGGACGATTGCCTGTGCTTGTGCTTTCTGGATACCCCGGTTGATGGCCTTGGGGGTGGATATCTCGGAAGAGGCCATCCGGCTGGCCCGACAAAATGCCCGTCAACTGGGTATCGAAGCCAGAACCCAATTTTTGGTTTCAGACCTTTTTGAAGTGTTTCGAAACCAACGCCGGGCCAGCTTCGATCTTGTACTCAGTAATCCGCCGTATATTCGCGAAGATGAATGGGAAACCCTTCCCGACGGAGTCCGATTCTATGAACCGAAACAGGCTTTGATCGGCGGGCCGGACGGCCTGGAAGTCATCAGGAGAATCCTTGATGAAGGGCGGGATTTTTTAGAAAAAGATGGTATCATGGTGATTGAGCATGCCCCTGGCCAGGCGGTGATGCTCCAGGAGATGCTGAGCCAGGATCTGGTTCTCGAATTTCGACGAACGATAACCGACTTAACCGGGCAACCCCGGGCAACGATGATCGGGCATCGGGAAATACGGAAAGGAGCTGCGGCAGGTGAGGCGTCCGGAATGGGATGA
- a CDS encoding cytidine/deoxycytidylate deaminase family protein — protein sequence MRRPEWDEYFMAIAQLVSSRSTCVRRQVGSVLVKDKRILATGYNGAPALLSHCTAETCLRSMDNVPSGVRQELCRGLHAEQNVIIQAALHGVGTRGAILYCTHKPCVLCAKMIINSGVIRIVYQNSYPDPFGDSLLSEAGIEMCLFSGEAL from the coding sequence GTGAGGCGTCCGGAATGGGATGAATATTTTATGGCCATTGCCCAGTTGGTGAGCAGCCGCTCCACCTGTGTTCGCCGGCAGGTGGGATCGGTCCTAGTCAAGGACAAGCGGATCCTGGCGACCGGTTACAACGGGGCGCCGGCGTTGCTTTCCCACTGTACCGCGGAAACCTGTCTGCGTTCCATGGATAACGTGCCCTCCGGAGTCCGCCAGGAATTGTGCCGGGGGCTTCATGCTGAACAAAACGTCATCATTCAGGCGGCGCTCCATGGAGTGGGTACCCGGGGTGCGATCCTGTACTGTACGCATAAACCCTGTGTTTTATGCGCCAAAATGATCATCAATTCTGGCGTCATCCGGATCGTTTACCAGAACTCTTATCCGGATCCTTTTGGTGACTCTCTTTTGAGTGAAG